In Streptomyces sp. SLBN-118, the following are encoded in one genomic region:
- a CDS encoding citrate synthase/methylcitrate synthase yields the protein MQSTGTTAPVDVPRGLAGVVVTDTALGDVRGREGFYHYRQYSAVELAQRRGFEDVWHLMFHGELPDATQRAAFVEHTASLRRLPDDVRAALPSIARSCALSGPLAGLRTALSLLGASAGLRPVYDLDTDRRRTDALAACAAVPTLLTALHRLGQGLEPVEPRDDLPYAANYLYMLTGCEPEPARARAIEQYLVSTVDHGFNASTFTARVITSTGADVAACLVGAIGALSGPLHGGAPSRALDTLDAIGTPERIDPWIRERVLAGDRIMGFGHPVYRTEDPRSRMLRGIAESFGGPLVDFAVQVEARVEAILAELKPGRELHTNVEFYAGVVMELCGLPREMFTPTFCAARVVGWSANILEQAEDSKIIRPAARYIGQPPPQPVPHM from the coding sequence ATGCAGAGCACCGGGACCACCGCACCCGTCGACGTACCGCGCGGACTGGCGGGCGTCGTCGTCACCGACACCGCGCTGGGCGACGTCAGAGGGCGGGAGGGCTTCTACCACTACCGCCAGTACTCGGCCGTCGAACTCGCCCAGCGGCGTGGATTCGAGGACGTCTGGCATCTGATGTTCCACGGCGAACTGCCGGACGCGACACAGCGTGCGGCCTTCGTCGAGCACACCGCGTCCCTGCGCCGCCTGCCCGACGACGTCCGCGCCGCGCTGCCCTCGATAGCCCGCTCGTGCGCGCTGTCGGGGCCGCTCGCCGGACTGCGCACCGCGCTCTCCCTGCTGGGAGCATCCGCTGGGCTGCGCCCGGTGTACGACCTCGACACCGACCGCCGCCGCACGGACGCGCTCGCCGCGTGCGCGGCCGTGCCGACACTGCTCACCGCGCTGCACCGGCTGGGTCAGGGGCTGGAGCCCGTCGAACCGCGCGACGACCTGCCGTATGCCGCCAACTACCTCTACATGCTGACCGGTTGCGAACCCGAGCCGGCGCGGGCCCGGGCGATCGAGCAGTACCTCGTCTCCACCGTCGACCACGGCTTCAACGCCTCGACCTTCACCGCCCGCGTGATCACCTCCACCGGAGCCGATGTGGCCGCCTGCCTGGTCGGAGCGATCGGGGCTCTCTCGGGTCCGCTGCACGGCGGCGCTCCGAGCCGGGCCCTCGACACCCTCGACGCGATCGGCACGCCGGAGCGGATCGACCCCTGGATCAGGGAACGGGTCCTGGCGGGCGACCGCATCATGGGCTTTGGCCACCCCGTCTACCGCACCGAGGACCCGCGCTCGCGGATGCTGCGGGGGATCGCCGAGAGCTTCGGCGGACCGCTGGTGGACTTCGCGGTCCAGGTGGAGGCGCGCGTCGAGGCGATTCTCGCCGAACTCAAGCCGGGCCGTGAGCTGCACACCAACGTGGAGTTCTACGCCGGGGTGGTCATGGAACTGTGCGGCCTGCCGCGCGAGATGTTCACGCCGACGTTCTGCGCGGCCAGGGTCGTCGGCTGGAGCGCCAATATCCTGGAGCAGGCGGAAGACTCCAAGATCATCCGCCCGGCGGCCCGCTACATCGGACAGCCGCCGCCCCAGCCCGTGCCGCACATGTGA
- a CDS encoding citrate synthase produces MTHHAADGERLTTREAAARLGVKPETVYAYVSRGQLSSRRDPTGRGSTFDAKEVDALVRRGRREPSAGSDVTQRIRTRITLIDKDRYYFRGVDATELAHRYGYEEIADWLWTGTLRPGVRFTSPAETLAAARCAVDALPAHSGSTDRLRVAAIAAAVADPLRFDLDRDAVLGSARTLIPTLVDALPTVGRPHRGEGRVAWRLWSRLTAERPDEKSVRALDMALSLLIDHDLAASTLAVRVAASARAHPYAAVSAGLGALEGPLHGAASGLAHRMLAEVLERGSAAPVVADHLRAGRRVPGLGHRLYPGKDPRAEALFGVLVELPAARPALEAAREVEVTTARHVELHANVDLALAVLSVASGMAAEAGETVFAVARTAGWIAHALEEYEERPLRMRPSGQYDGPRPPRPLP; encoded by the coding sequence ATGACGCACCATGCAGCGGACGGCGAGCGGCTGACCACCAGGGAGGCGGCCGCACGGCTCGGTGTGAAACCCGAGACGGTGTACGCGTATGTCAGCCGCGGCCAGCTCTCCAGCAGGCGCGACCCCACCGGCCGAGGCAGCACCTTCGACGCCAAGGAGGTCGACGCGCTCGTCCGCAGGGGCCGGCGCGAGCCCTCCGCCGGCAGCGACGTCACCCAGCGGATCCGCACCCGCATCACCCTGATCGACAAGGACCGCTACTACTTCCGGGGCGTCGACGCGACCGAACTCGCCCACCGCTACGGCTACGAGGAGATCGCCGACTGGCTCTGGACCGGCACTCTGCGGCCCGGCGTACGGTTCACGTCTCCCGCCGAGACGCTCGCCGCGGCCCGTTGCGCGGTCGATGCGCTGCCCGCGCACAGCGGCTCCACGGACCGGCTGCGGGTGGCCGCCATTGCGGCCGCCGTCGCGGATCCGCTGCGCTTCGACCTCGACCGGGACGCCGTGCTCGGCAGCGCACGGACGCTGATCCCCACCCTGGTCGATGCCCTGCCGACGGTCGGCAGGCCGCACCGGGGCGAGGGCCGGGTCGCCTGGCGGCTCTGGTCACGGCTCACCGCCGAGCGCCCGGACGAGAAGTCCGTACGAGCCCTGGACATGGCGCTCTCGCTGCTCATCGACCACGATCTCGCCGCATCGACGCTCGCCGTGCGCGTTGCGGCCTCGGCGCGTGCCCATCCGTACGCCGCTGTCTCCGCGGGTCTCGGCGCCCTGGAGGGTCCGCTGCACGGGGCGGCCAGCGGTCTCGCGCACCGGATGCTCGCCGAGGTCCTGGAACGGGGAAGCGCCGCGCCGGTGGTGGCGGACCATCTGCGGGCGGGCCGTCGTGTGCCGGGGCTCGGCCACCGGCTCTACCCGGGCAAGGACCCGCGCGCCGAGGCGCTGTTCGGCGTACTGGTAGAGCTGCCCGCGGCCCGTCCCGCGCTGGAGGCGGCGCGAGAGGTGGAGGTGACGACGGCGCGCCATGTGGAGCTGCACGCCAATGTCGATCTGGCGCTGGCGGTCCTCTCGGTGGCGTCCGGGATGGCGGCCGAGGCGGGCGAGACGGTCTTCGCCGTGGCACGTACGGCAGGCTGGATCGCGCACGCGCTGGAGGAGTACGAGGAGCGCCCGCTGCGGATGCGTCCGAGCGGGCAGTACGACGGCCCCCGCCCGCCCAGGCCGCTGCCGTGA
- a CDS encoding GTP-binding protein yields MSPVTTPQIPVVVLAGFLGSGKTTVLNHLLRRNGGNRIGVIVNDFGSIEIDAMTVAGQVGSSVSLGNGCLCCAVDATELDDYLELLTRPAARIDIIVIEASGLAEPQELMRMLLASDNPRIVYGGLVEVVDAAEFDATRSRHPEIDRHLAIADLVVLNKTDRVGQTGLDRVRGTLGELSGAAPVIPVVHGRVGHEVLFDPAARPEREEKARQLSFEDLYADDDECEGDHAGHLHAAYESVGFTAQEPMHPRRLMDFLDSRPEGLYRIKGFVDFGEADLRNRYAVHAVGRFLRFYPEPWPRGTERLTQLVLIGSGVDADKLREALDECRTAGPQDAPDEHSMWGVLRFVQAEQAEEVDR; encoded by the coding sequence TTGAGCCCGGTGACCACGCCGCAGATCCCTGTTGTCGTCCTCGCGGGCTTTCTGGGATCCGGCAAAACCACCGTGCTCAACCATCTGCTGCGGCGCAACGGTGGCAACCGCATCGGCGTGATCGTCAATGACTTCGGCTCCATCGAGATCGACGCCATGACCGTCGCCGGACAGGTGGGCTCCTCCGTTTCGCTGGGCAACGGCTGTCTGTGCTGCGCCGTCGACGCAACCGAACTGGACGACTACCTGGAGCTGCTCACCCGGCCCGCCGCCCGCATCGACATCATCGTCATCGAGGCGAGCGGGCTCGCGGAGCCGCAGGAACTGATGCGGATGCTGCTGGCAAGCGACAATCCGCGGATCGTGTACGGGGGACTGGTCGAGGTCGTCGACGCCGCCGAGTTCGATGCGACGCGCTCGCGGCACCCGGAGATCGACCGGCATCTCGCCATCGCCGATCTGGTGGTCCTGAACAAGACGGACCGGGTGGGGCAGACGGGTCTCGACCGGGTGCGCGGGACGCTCGGCGAGCTCAGCGGCGCCGCGCCCGTCATCCCCGTCGTCCACGGCCGGGTCGGCCACGAAGTCCTTTTCGACCCGGCCGCCAGGCCCGAGCGCGAGGAGAAGGCACGCCAGCTCTCCTTCGAGGACCTGTACGCGGACGACGACGAGTGCGAGGGCGATCATGCTGGGCATCTGCACGCCGCGTACGAGAGCGTCGGCTTCACCGCGCAGGAGCCCATGCACCCGCGCCGGCTGATGGACTTCCTCGATTCCCGGCCCGAAGGGCTGTACAGGATCAAGGGTTTCGTCGACTTCGGTGAGGCCGACCTGCGCAATCGGTACGCCGTGCACGCGGTCGGCCGGTTTCTGCGCTTCTACCCCGAGCCCTGGCCGCGCGGGACGGAACGCCTCACTCAGCTGGTGCTCATCGGCTCAGGCGTCGACGCGGACAAGCTGCGCGAAGCACTGGACGAGTGCCGCACGGCAGGACCGCAGGACGCCCCCGACGAGCACAGCATGTGGGGCGTCCTGCGGTTCGTCCAGGCAGAACAGGCAGAAGAGGTGGACCGCTAG
- a CDS encoding DNA topoisomerase (ATP-hydrolyzing) subunit A, translating to MARRSTKTPPPDDFEEKILDIDVVDEMQGSFLEYAYSVIYSRALPDARDGMKPVHRRIVYQMNEMGLRPDRGYVKCARVVGEVMGKLHPHGDASIYDALVRMAQPFSMRLPLVDGHGNFGSLGNDDPPAAMRYTECRMADATSLMTESIDEDTVAFESNYDGQEREPAVLPAAYPNLLVNGASGIAVGMATNMPPHNLGEVIAAARHLIRHPGADLETLMRFVPGPDLPTGGRIVGLSGIKDAYESGRGTFKIRATASVEDVTARRKGLVVTELPFTVGPEKVIAKIKDLVSSKKLQGIADVKDLTDRSHGLRLVIEVKNGFVPEAVLEQLYKLTPMEESFGINNVALVDGQPLTLGLKELLEVYLDHRFDVVRRRSEFRRTKRRDRLHLVEGLLVALLDIDEVIRLIRSSENSAQAKQRLIEHFSLSEVQTQYILDTPLRRLTKFDRIELESERDRLNAEIEELTGILESDNELRKLVSSELAAVAKKFGTERRTVLLESAGTPVAAVALEVADDPCRVLLSSTGLLARTATGEPLADDGGKRTKHDVIVSAVPATARGDVGAVTSAGRLLRLAVIDLPQLPHTASAPNLSGGAPLAEFLSLEADEQIVCLTTLDESSPGLALGTLQGVVKRVVPDYPANKDELEVITLKDGDRIVGGAELRTGEEDLVFITSDAQLLRYQAGQVRPQGRAAGGMAGIKLSEGAEVISFTAVDPAGDAVVFTVAGSHGTLDDSVMTAKLTPFDQYPRKGRATGGVRCQRFLKGEDVLVLAWAGAAPARAAQKNGAPAVLPDLDPRRDGSGTPLTSPVAVLAGPAS from the coding sequence ATGGCCCGCCGCAGCACGAAGACCCCGCCTCCGGACGATTTCGAGGAGAAGATCCTCGACATCGACGTCGTGGACGAAATGCAGGGCTCCTTCCTCGAGTACGCCTACTCGGTGATCTACTCCCGGGCCCTGCCGGACGCACGTGACGGCATGAAGCCGGTACACCGCCGGATCGTGTACCAGATGAACGAAATGGGCCTGCGCCCCGACCGCGGCTATGTGAAGTGCGCCCGTGTCGTGGGCGAGGTCATGGGCAAGCTGCATCCGCACGGCGACGCGTCGATCTACGACGCCCTCGTACGGATGGCACAGCCGTTCTCCATGCGCCTGCCGCTCGTCGACGGGCACGGCAACTTCGGCTCGCTCGGCAATGACGACCCGCCCGCCGCGATGCGGTACACCGAGTGCCGGATGGCCGATGCCACCAGCTTGATGACCGAGTCGATCGACGAGGACACCGTCGCTTTCGAGTCGAACTACGACGGCCAGGAGCGCGAGCCCGCCGTCCTCCCCGCCGCCTACCCGAACTTGCTGGTCAACGGCGCGTCCGGGATCGCGGTCGGCATGGCGACGAACATGCCGCCGCACAATCTGGGCGAGGTCATCGCAGCGGCGCGCCATCTCATCAGGCACCCCGGCGCCGACCTCGAGACGCTCATGCGCTTCGTTCCCGGTCCCGACCTGCCGACCGGCGGCCGGATCGTGGGCCTGAGCGGCATCAAGGACGCGTACGAGTCGGGCCGCGGCACGTTCAAGATCCGCGCGACGGCCTCCGTGGAGGACGTCACGGCCCGCCGCAAGGGCCTGGTCGTCACCGAGCTGCCCTTCACAGTCGGCCCCGAGAAGGTCATCGCGAAGATCAAGGACCTGGTCTCGTCGAAGAAGCTCCAGGGCATCGCCGACGTCAAGGACCTCACCGACCGCTCGCACGGACTGCGCCTGGTCATCGAGGTCAAGAACGGCTTCGTGCCCGAGGCCGTCCTCGAACAGCTCTACAAGCTGACACCGATGGAGGAGTCCTTCGGCATCAACAATGTGGCGCTGGTGGACGGCCAGCCTCTGACGCTGGGGCTCAAGGAACTGCTCGAGGTCTATCTCGACCACCGCTTCGACGTCGTACGCCGCCGCAGCGAGTTCCGGCGCACCAAGCGGCGCGACCGGCTGCATCTGGTCGAGGGCCTGCTCGTCGCCCTGCTCGACATCGACGAGGTCATCCGTCTCATCCGCTCCAGCGAGAACTCCGCGCAGGCGAAGCAGCGCCTGATCGAGCACTTCTCGCTCAGCGAGGTCCAGACGCAGTACATCCTGGACACTCCGCTGCGCCGCCTCACCAAGTTCGACCGGATCGAGCTGGAGAGCGAGCGCGACCGGCTGAACGCCGAGATCGAGGAGCTCACCGGGATCCTGGAGTCGGACAACGAGCTGCGCAAGCTGGTCTCTTCCGAACTGGCCGCGGTGGCCAAGAAGTTCGGCACGGAGCGGCGGACCGTGCTGCTGGAGTCGGCGGGCACGCCCGTCGCCGCGGTGGCGCTGGAGGTCGCGGACGACCCGTGCCGGGTGCTGCTGTCCTCGACAGGTCTGCTGGCGCGCACGGCCACCGGAGAGCCGCTCGCCGACGACGGCGGCAAGCGCACCAAGCACGACGTGATCGTCTCTGCGGTCCCGGCGACCGCGCGCGGCGATGTGGGAGCGGTGACCTCGGCAGGGCGGCTGCTGCGTCTTGCGGTGATCGATCTGCCACAGCTGCCGCACACGGCGTCCGCGCCGAATCTCTCGGGCGGCGCGCCGCTCGCGGAGTTCCTGTCCCTGGAGGCGGACGAGCAGATCGTCTGCCTCACCACGCTCGACGAGTCCTCGCCGGGCCTGGCGCTCGGCACCCTGCAGGGTGTCGTCAAGCGCGTGGTGCCCGACTACCCCGCCAACAAGGACGAGTTGGAGGTCATCACGCTCAAGGACGGCGACCGGATCGTCGGCGGCGCCGAGCTGCGCACGGGCGAGGAGGACCTGGTCTTCATCACCTCCGACGCCCAGCTGCTGCGCTACCAGGCAGGGCAGGTCCGGCCGCAGGGGCGGGCAGCGGGCGGCATGGCCGGAATCAAGCTGTCGGAGGGCGCCGAGGTGATCTCGTTCACGGCGGTGGACCCGGCCGGGGACGCGGTGGTGTTCACGGTCGCGGGCTCGCACGGCACGCTGGACGACTCGGTGATGACGGCGAAGCTCACGCCGTTCGACCAGTACCCCCGCAAGGGGCGGGCCACGGGCGGTGTGCGCTGCCAGCGCTTCCTCAAGGGCGAGGACGTACTCGTACTGGCGTGGGCCGGAGCGGCCCCGGCCCGGGCGGCACAGAAGAACGGCGCGCCGGCCGTGCTCCCGGACCTGGATCCGCGCCGCGACGGCTCGGGCACACCGCTGACCTCGCCGGTGGCGGTGCTGGCGGGCCCGGCCAGCTAG
- a CDS encoding cation acetate symporter: protein MSGHHQTLALLLFSAFIAVTLGITTWVSRNRRGSAEEFYAGGRLFSPLENGFAIAGDYMSAASFLGISGLIALYGYDGMLYSVGFLVAWLVVLLLVAELVRNCGRFTLADVLASRMSERPVRIAAGTSSVTVSVLYLVAQMVGAGSLVALLLGGTSEAARSWTVVGVGALMVIYVSLGGMRATTWIQIVKAVLLMAGAIAMTVLVLARFHCDFNQLLTSAAERSGHGKDFLAPGLKYGGGWTARFDFISLGLALVLGTAGLPHILSRFYTVPTARAARRSVVWSIGLIGSFYLMTIVLGFGAAAVLGSDEVRKSNAAGNTAVPLLALDLGGGAGSTGGTVLFAVVAAVAFATILAVVAGITLASSASVAHDLYASLRRRRAKQHSEVAVARVAAAGIGVAAIALGLLARDLNVAFLVGLAFAVAASANLPVLLYSLFWRNFTTRGAVWAMYGGLIPAVLLVVFSPVVSGSPEALFPGVDFHVFPLQNPGLVSIPLGFLAGWIGTKTSTERPDEAKHAETEVRALTGAGAV, encoded by the coding sequence TTGAGCGGCCACCACCAGACTCTGGCGCTGCTGCTGTTCAGCGCGTTCATCGCGGTCACGCTCGGTATCACCACCTGGGTGAGCCGGAACAGGCGTGGCTCGGCTGAGGAGTTCTACGCGGGCGGGCGGCTGTTCTCCCCCCTGGAGAACGGGTTCGCCATTGCAGGCGACTACATGTCCGCCGCCTCTTTCCTTGGTATCTCCGGGCTCATCGCCCTCTACGGCTACGACGGAATGCTCTACTCCGTCGGCTTCCTGGTCGCCTGGCTGGTCGTCCTGCTGCTGGTGGCCGAACTCGTCCGCAACTGCGGCCGGTTCACGCTCGCGGACGTCCTTGCCTCCAGGATGAGCGAACGCCCCGTGCGTATCGCCGCGGGAACTTCTTCGGTCACCGTGTCCGTTCTCTATCTGGTGGCGCAGATGGTGGGGGCCGGCAGCCTGGTCGCGCTGCTGCTGGGCGGTACGAGCGAAGCCGCACGCTCGTGGACCGTCGTCGGCGTGGGTGCACTGATGGTCATCTATGTGTCGTTGGGAGGGATGCGAGCCACCACCTGGATCCAGATCGTGAAGGCTGTGCTGCTGATGGCGGGCGCCATCGCGATGACCGTCCTCGTCCTCGCACGCTTCCACTGCGACTTCAACCAGTTGCTCACCTCCGCAGCCGAACGAAGCGGTCACGGCAAAGACTTCCTCGCACCGGGCCTCAAGTACGGCGGAGGCTGGACCGCGCGCTTCGACTTCATCAGCCTCGGCCTGGCGCTCGTACTGGGCACGGCGGGTCTGCCGCACATCCTGTCGCGCTTCTACACCGTGCCGACCGCGCGGGCCGCCCGCCGCTCGGTCGTCTGGTCGATCGGCCTCATCGGCAGCTTCTATCTGATGACGATCGTGCTCGGCTTCGGTGCAGCCGCCGTGCTCGGCTCGGACGAGGTACGCAAGTCGAACGCGGCCGGGAACACCGCGGTCCCGCTACTGGCTCTGGACCTCGGTGGAGGTGCGGGATCCACGGGCGGTACGGTCCTCTTCGCGGTGGTCGCGGCGGTGGCCTTCGCGACCATCCTCGCCGTCGTCGCCGGGATCACGCTCGCCTCGTCGGCCTCTGTCGCGCACGATCTGTACGCCTCGCTCAGGCGCCGCCGTGCCAAGCAGCACAGCGAGGTGGCCGTGGCGCGGGTCGCGGCGGCAGGGATCGGCGTGGCCGCGATCGCGCTGGGCCTGCTCGCCCGCGACCTGAATGTCGCGTTCCTGGTGGGCCTGGCCTTTGCCGTCGCCGCATCGGCCAATCTGCCCGTGCTGCTCTACTCGCTGTTCTGGCGGAACTTCACCACGCGCGGGGCGGTCTGGGCGATGTACGGAGGACTCATTCCGGCGGTGCTGCTCGTGGTGTTTTCGCCGGTCGTCTCGGGCAGCCCGGAAGCGCTGTTCCCGGGGGTGGACTTCCATGTCTTCCCGCTGCAGAACCCGGGCCTGGTCTCCATTCCACTGGGCTTCCTGGCGGGCTGGATCGGTACGAAGACGTCGACGGAGCGGCCGGATGAGGCGAAGCACGCGGAGACAGAGGTACGGGCGCTGACGGGCGCGGGAGCGGTGTGA
- a CDS encoding DUF485 domain-containing protein, giving the protein MEKPERRDAATVRLEDPWYDALASGWGELDGTGAPAPVASAGPALPERGPSAADIYLDVQRSAAFQEVRRRYRRFVIPAVLAFVAWYLAYVVAATTAPELMARPVAGAVNTAMVAGLGQFLTTFLLTWAYARHARLHRDRAALDLRWDTQELTRGAGR; this is encoded by the coding sequence GTGGAGAAGCCCGAACGGCGGGACGCCGCGACGGTACGGCTTGAGGACCCGTGGTACGACGCCCTGGCTTCCGGCTGGGGGGAGTTGGACGGCACGGGCGCCCCAGCCCCCGTCGCGTCGGCCGGACCCGCACTCCCCGAGCGTGGACCGAGCGCCGCCGACATCTATCTGGACGTGCAGCGCAGCGCCGCCTTCCAGGAGGTGCGCCGCCGCTACCGCAGGTTCGTGATTCCAGCCGTCCTCGCCTTTGTCGCCTGGTACTTGGCGTATGTCGTCGCAGCGACGACCGCGCCGGAGCTGATGGCAAGGCCGGTGGCGGGAGCGGTGAATACGGCGATGGTCGCCGGGCTCGGTCAGTTCCTCACCACCTTCCTGTTGACCTGGGCGTACGCACGGCATGCGCGCCTGCACCGGGACCGGGCGGCCCTCGATCTGCGCTGGGACACACAGGAGTTGACGCGGGGGGCCGGGCGTTGA
- a CDS encoding response regulator transcription factor produces MTAQNARVIVVDDQAVVREGIVMLLGLLPGIEVVGSAKDGEEAVALVAELAPDVALMDLRMPRCDGVEATRRIRSEHPGTQIVVLTTYADDDSLFPALRAGARGYLTKDAGGDEIVRAIQDVMAGRAGLSPVVQQRLLEQVTSAPEPAGPRLPDGLTAREGEVLTLIAEGLTNADIARKLHISTATVKTHINNLFSKTGIHDRAQAVRYAYREGLAQPPGSGIT; encoded by the coding sequence CGCGAGGGGATTGTGATGCTCCTCGGGCTGCTGCCCGGCATCGAGGTCGTCGGCTCGGCCAAGGATGGCGAGGAGGCGGTCGCCCTCGTCGCCGAACTCGCCCCCGACGTCGCTCTGATGGATCTTCGGATGCCCCGTTGCGACGGCGTCGAGGCGACCCGCCGCATCCGCAGCGAACACCCGGGCACCCAGATCGTCGTGCTCACCACCTATGCCGACGACGACTCGCTGTTCCCCGCGCTGCGGGCGGGAGCGCGCGGCTATCTCACCAAGGACGCCGGCGGTGACGAGATCGTCCGGGCCATCCAGGACGTCATGGCAGGTCGCGCCGGGCTCTCACCGGTCGTCCAGCAGCGGCTGCTCGAGCAGGTCACATCCGCGCCCGAACCGGCCGGGCCGAGGCTGCCCGACGGACTGACCGCGAGGGAGGGCGAGGTGCTGACCCTGATCGCGGAGGGGCTCACCAACGCCGACATCGCGCGCAAGCTGCACATTTCCACGGCCACCGTGAAGACCCACATCAACAATCTCTTCTCGAAGACCGGTATCCACGACCGCGCTCAGGCGGTGCGGTACGCCTACCGGGAAGGTCTTGCGCAGCCACCCGGGTCGGGCATCACCTGA